One window from the genome of Carnobacteriaceae bacterium zg-84 encodes:
- a CDS encoding YSIRK-type signal peptide-containing protein (The YSIRK form of extended signal peptide directs nascent proteins to the cross-wall site, while signal peptides lacking YSIRK direct proteins instead to the cell pole. A large fraction of YSIRK proteins are surface proteins anchored by sortase-mediated processing of a C-terminal LPXTG motif.): MKEFYRRVSRFSIRKLSIGVASVLLGTSFLAAASPEMVHAEETIKSKITYHYVSEEELTDDEKALIISALPSDKVTGDTTYYMVYRPDTNRTLPNTGEEWSTLVAGAGVTLLVCALTFLRKKKKWVVTVLLVTTLGQVVVVPNASALTHNLFANLTQEFSLPNGALLPETVRDIEGYRFIGYIIDKNSKVDRETLEQTNVAISEETVTQDTVNTTEIPKVPKNPEIVNTPEVPTQPEISEEETPTSSETSTDTPTETEVPNESTTGETESSDTGNAPVTPTQPENPKEEKPTGTETTTETPTETEVPNESTTGETESPETDNAPVTPTQPENPEEEMPTGTETTTETPTETEVPNGSTTGETESPDTDSVPTTPTQPENSEEETTTGTETTTETPTETEVPNGSTTGETESSDTGNAPVTPTQPENSEEETPTGTETTTDTPTEMPEPEKHHDVLGGEVLTVTKPLAPIELMVSVDKLDKGLQKEVDTTKKTPTSIAAYETAKQNALRILEEANAKIVDPTTSAEAIAEEKLKVEEAFRKLEEAEAALENVSLTKPVLELQTLDKQEKDKSIRVQYQLTDPDATFISATAQIYSEDKLVKEVQLSERDLAGVDISGLDYYVDYKLKTTFEYATLAENARETLSNIESFVLERKQIELKNLRDLSLYTYRNGIKTKVISLSEIGPIDEYFASFISESGKEVQLPIKEIIAQDNGFKVVATHPELVKLNETDEYEDNYSFIVSRLAPAKNDIYTSFKDLITSINANPSGVFTLGADLSAGEMEVPVSSYVTVPFTGTLNGLYDGKNYTIYDLKASLFETTMNATLQNLNLSNVNIQSPKANVGALVNQATSTQIENVAIEGSITAPYNVAGLVYSAQSNTNIRNVDLNMKITTTATDTEMKSGGLVGQIGNSNIQKVHANVMIDTKVKAAQDFGGVLGIATNNVNVSDVYVEGALENKGGGRVGAISGSAGRAVFNRIVSAIPVTNGSTLNGSGDGINATEIYGVEGKSTANVKSGKVNLISPEAAAEKVNEMGITATLSDKETLVGQSSKMIDYSNLPHYESAREMAYRNTEKLLPFYNREYIVKQGNKIDTSSKLYTTKLVSIVPMKDNEVIANLYKNKEGINRLLLNYADGTVEYLDITPGSAFAANTIQEYGINGTELLYTPEQFIISPAEVIETAMKRVEGLTYFSDDVWKVTQGHPERVSDSPSLEPLEKYQNDILEVLYLKDVFKKVNDRAQDIFEAALSQSVAGDFTSIPLKEQMKDYMKKNAVAILVGASYLNRLYNIQFDEMNVGELVTFYQNFFGTQVNSLEWLANLGRMGNDALDIKNNPVTYTKWIAPVSGYENLRDYLSAYRTRFTKLNENDWFKSATKAYIVEVQSKEVPNQMYQVYDQLNRIDHPRMILPLLNLTSEGIYIMSNMTTLSFGMYDRYMDMSLKETNPDKYASELKRVNNLVDYFAKIQGDHFDFWYRMARPEVKALMYSRSNMPIPSWDGYSIPRFDNKPAYWMPKFGEGASSRMTDFFAPIGKHYMPNGVGAYATGSLVHYVIDNMLSQYGQSVFTHEMTHNMDGTVYLGGYGRREFFGAEVYAQGLLQSTTSATNPIFALNTNIDFSIAEDGKYANNRVHNLSPERFQTQADLKEYLQGRMDVIYTLEALEGNALVKLAKEDQALFYKKIERINDIGESRIRQLSVEDLESLTLESVDNLVENDILLGVHGLHGNKEKISKNGYDIEHLFAANYSGLTNPNGSSDTLSIKRLSNELLAETGYEGFVAYLSNQYRAEARAAGKVFNDEYILKKITNDEFSNFHDFKKAMYKRRLDKVNQLKPVTFTYNQKTYTADEATLNKLINDAIQADLVALKAQKATPNLLALKEAIFKAYLLDTNDFRDSIYQNSN; this comes from the coding sequence ATGAAAGAATTTTATAGGCGGGTTAGCCGCTTTTCAATACGAAAACTCTCAATAGGTGTAGCTTCTGTTTTATTGGGGACGAGTTTTTTAGCTGCTGCATCACCAGAAATGGTACATGCAGAGGAAACAATAAAGTCAAAAATCACGTATCATTATGTTAGTGAGGAAGAATTAACTGATGATGAGAAAGCTTTGATTATTAGTGCTTTGCCGTCTGATAAAGTGACGGGAGATACGACTTATTACATGGTTTATCGTCCGGATACAAATAGAACTCTGCCAAATACAGGTGAAGAATGGTCAACACTTGTGGCGGGAGCAGGGGTCACATTGTTGGTGTGTGCCTTAACTTTTCTTCGTAAGAAGAAAAAATGGGTCGTGACAGTATTGTTAGTTACTACCTTAGGACAAGTTGTTGTAGTGCCAAATGCATCTGCATTGACTCACAATTTATTTGCAAATCTTACACAAGAGTTTAGCTTGCCAAATGGTGCGCTTTTACCTGAAACAGTTCGTGACATTGAAGGTTATCGCTTTATCGGTTATATCATTGACAAAAATTCTAAAGTAGATAGAGAAACATTAGAGCAGACGAATGTGGCTATCTCAGAAGAAACGGTCACTCAAGATACAGTAAATACGACTGAAATACCAAAAGTACCTAAGAATCCAGAAATAGTGAATACCCCTGAAGTCCCAACACAACCGGAAATTTCAGAAGAAGAAACACCGACTAGTTCAGAAACTTCGACGGATACGCCAACGGAAACGGAAGTACCAAATGAGTCAACTACTGGAGAAACAGAAAGTTCAGATACAGGTAATGCACCTGTAACACCAACGCAACCAGAAAATCCGAAAGAAGAAAAACCAACTGGTACAGAAACTACAACAGAAACGCCAACGGAAACGGAAGTACCAAATGAGTCAACTACTGGAGAAACAGAAAGTCCAGAAACAGATAATGCACCTGTAACACCAACGCAACCAGAAAATCCGGAAGAAGAAATGCCGACTGGTACAGAAACTACAACAGAAACGCCAACAGAAACAGAAGTGCCAAATGGGTCAACTACTGGAGAAACAGAAAGTCCAGATACAGATAGTGTACCGACAACACCAACTCAACCAGAAAATTCGGAAGAAGAAACAACGACTGGTACAGAAACTACAACAGAAACGCCAACGGAAACAGAAGTGCCAAATGGGTCAACTACTGGAGAAACAGAAAGTTCAGATACAGGTAATGCACCTGTAACACCAACGCAACCAGAAAATTCGGAAGAAGAAACACCAACTGGTACAGAAACTACAACAGATACGCCAACAGAAATGCCAGAACCAGAGAAACATCATGATGTTTTAGGGGGAGAGGTGCTGACAGTTACGAAGCCTTTGGCGCCAATTGAGTTAATGGTTTCAGTAGATAAATTAGACAAAGGTCTACAAAAAGAAGTTGATACAACGAAAAAAACACCAACAAGTATTGCTGCCTATGAGACTGCAAAACAAAATGCACTACGAATCTTGGAAGAGGCAAATGCTAAAATTGTAGATCCAACAACCAGTGCAGAAGCCATTGCCGAGGAAAAACTGAAAGTAGAAGAAGCATTTAGAAAACTGGAGGAAGCAGAAGCTGCTTTAGAAAATGTATCGCTTACGAAGCCAGTCTTAGAATTGCAGACATTAGATAAGCAAGAAAAAGACAAGTCGATTCGAGTGCAGTATCAATTAACAGATCCTGATGCTACTTTTATTTCTGCTACTGCTCAAATTTATTCGGAAGATAAGTTGGTGAAAGAAGTTCAACTTTCAGAAAGAGATTTAGCTGGAGTTGATATTTCAGGATTAGACTATTATGTGGATTACAAATTAAAAACGACTTTTGAGTATGCAACATTAGCTGAAAATGCGCGTGAAACACTTTCAAATATTGAATCCTTTGTCTTAGAACGTAAGCAGATTGAATTAAAAAATTTACGTGACTTATCACTATATACTTACCGAAATGGTATCAAAACAAAAGTTATTAGTTTATCAGAAATTGGTCCTATAGATGAATATTTTGCAAGCTTTATATCAGAAAGTGGTAAGGAAGTTCAATTACCAATCAAGGAAATTATAGCTCAAGATAATGGCTTTAAAGTGGTAGCGACTCACCCTGAACTTGTGAAACTTAATGAAACAGATGAGTATGAAGATAATTACAGTTTTATTGTTAGTCGATTGGCACCAGCGAAAAATGATATCTATACTTCTTTTAAAGATTTGATTACCTCAATCAACGCTAATCCAAGTGGAGTATTTACTTTAGGAGCTGATTTGAGTGCTGGAGAGATGGAAGTTCCAGTTTCTAGTTACGTGACGGTTCCGTTTACAGGTACTTTAAATGGATTGTATGACGGTAAAAATTACACGATTTATGACTTGAAGGCATCTCTGTTTGAAACAACTATGAATGCCACTTTACAAAATCTTAATTTATCTAATGTTAACATTCAATCACCAAAAGCAAATGTAGGTGCTCTTGTTAATCAAGCAACTAGCACGCAGATTGAAAATGTAGCGATTGAGGGCAGCATTACAGCTCCTTATAATGTTGCTGGATTGGTTTATTCAGCACAATCGAATACAAATATCCGTAATGTAGATCTTAACATGAAAATCACTACAACAGCGACTGATACAGAAATGAAATCGGGTGGTCTTGTAGGACAAATTGGTAACAGTAACATTCAAAAAGTACATGCAAATGTCATGATTGATACTAAAGTAAAAGCAGCACAAGACTTTGGTGGAGTTCTAGGTATTGCTACAAACAATGTGAATGTATCAGATGTCTATGTCGAAGGAGCATTGGAAAATAAAGGTGGTGGCCGAGTTGGAGCGATTAGTGGAAGTGCAGGTCGTGCAGTCTTTAATCGAATCGTATCGGCAATTCCTGTAACAAATGGTTCTACTTTAAATGGATCGGGCGATGGTATCAATGCAACAGAGATTTATGGCGTTGAAGGGAAATCGACTGCCAATGTTAAGTCTGGAAAAGTAAATTTAATTTCTCCAGAAGCCGCAGCAGAAAAAGTGAACGAAATGGGAATAACAGCTACTTTATCTGATAAAGAAACTTTGGTTGGGCAAAGTTCTAAAATGATCGATTATAGTAACTTACCTCATTATGAATCGGCACGAGAGATGGCTTATCGTAATACCGAAAAACTTTTACCGTTTTATAATCGTGAGTATATTGTGAAGCAAGGGAATAAGATTGATACATCAAGTAAGTTGTATACAACAAAACTAGTGTCGATTGTCCCAATGAAAGATAATGAAGTCATTGCTAACCTTTATAAAAATAAGGAAGGAATCAATCGTTTGCTTTTAAACTATGCAGACGGTACAGTAGAATACTTAGATATTACTCCAGGTTCAGCTTTTGCAGCTAATACGATTCAAGAATATGGAATCAATGGAACTGAATTGCTCTATACACCAGAACAATTTATAATATCCCCAGCAGAAGTTATTGAAACAGCAATGAAACGAGTAGAGGGATTAACGTATTTCTCAGATGATGTTTGGAAAGTAACTCAAGGTCATCCAGAAAGAGTGTCTGATAGTCCAAGTCTTGAACCACTTGAAAAATATCAAAATGATATTTTAGAAGTACTATATTTAAAAGATGTCTTTAAGAAAGTGAATGACCGTGCACAAGATATTTTTGAAGCAGCACTTTCTCAAAGTGTAGCTGGAGATTTTACTTCAATACCGTTAAAAGAACAGATGAAGGATTATATGAAAAAGAATGCTGTTGCAATTCTTGTAGGAGCAAGTTACCTCAATCGACTCTATAATATTCAATTTGACGAGATGAATGTTGGAGAATTGGTAACTTTCTATCAAAATTTCTTCGGTACGCAAGTAAATAGTTTAGAATGGCTAGCAAATCTTGGCCGTATGGGAAATGATGCACTCGATATTAAGAATAATCCGGTAACGTATACAAAATGGATTGCCCCAGTATCTGGATATGAGAATCTTCGTGATTATCTAAGTGCTTATCGTACACGTTTTACGAAGCTTAATGAAAATGATTGGTTTAAGTCTGCGACAAAAGCGTATATCGTAGAAGTACAATCAAAAGAAGTACCAAATCAAATGTATCAAGTATACGACCAGCTTAATCGTATAGATCATCCTCGTATGATTTTGCCACTCTTAAACTTGACATCTGAAGGAATTTATATCATGAGTAATATGACAACTTTATCTTTTGGTATGTATGATCGTTATATGGATATGTCGCTTAAAGAAACGAATCCTGATAAATATGCAAGTGAATTAAAACGTGTCAACAATCTGGTGGATTATTTTGCTAAAATACAAGGAGATCATTTTGATTTCTGGTATCGAATGGCTAGACCAGAAGTTAAAGCACTTATGTATAGTAGAAGTAATATGCCAATTCCGTCATGGGACGGTTACTCTATTCCTCGATTCGATAACAAGCCAGCTTATTGGATGCCGAAGTTTGGAGAAGGAGCATCAAGCCGTATGACAGACTTCTTTGCACCAATTGGTAAACACTATATGCCAAACGGTGTTGGTGCATATGCAACCGGTAGCTTAGTTCACTATGTAATTGATAATATGCTTAGCCAGTATGGTCAATCTGTCTTCACTCATGAAATGACTCATAATATGGATGGGACGGTTTATCTTGGTGGATATGGGCGTAGAGAATTCTTTGGTGCAGAAGTTTATGCTCAAGGACTTCTACAATCGACAACATCAGCAACTAATCCGATTTTTGCACTCAATACAAATATAGACTTCTCTATTGCAGAAGATGGAAAATATGCAAACAATCGTGTTCATAACTTATCACCAGAACGTTTCCAAACCCAAGCAGACTTGAAAGAATACCTTCAAGGTCGTATGGATGTGATTTATACTCTTGAAGCTTTGGAAGGAAATGCTTTAGTGAAATTAGCCAAAGAAGACCAAGCATTGTTCTATAAGAAAATTGAACGTATCAATGACATCGGGGAGTCGAGAATCCGTCAACTAAGTGTAGAAGATTTAGAATCTCTCACTTTAGAAAGTGTTGATAATTTGGTAGAAAATGATATTCTGCTTGGTGTTCATGGACTTCATGGTAATAAAGAGAAGATTAGTAAAAATGGTTATGACATCGAACATTTATTTGCTGCGAACTATAGTGGTTTGACGAATCCAAATGGATCTTCAGATACTTTGAGTATTAAACGTTTGAGTAACGAATTACTAGCTGAAACAGGTTATGAAGGCTTTGTTGCTTATTTATCGAATCAATACCGTGCTGAAGCTCGAGCTGCAGGTAAAGTATTTAATGATGAGTATATTCTTAAGAAAATTACCAATGATGAGTTTTCAAATTTCCATGACTTTAAAAAAGCAATGTACAAACGTCGTCTAGATAAAGTTAATCAGCTGAAACCAGTTACCTTTACGTATAATCAGAAAACTTATACAGCAGATGAAGCAACATTAAATAAATTGATAAATGATGCTATTCAAGCGGATTTGGTCGCATTAAAGGCTCAGAAAGCAACACCAAATCTACTTGCACTTAAAGAAGCGATTTTCAAAGCGTATCTTTTAGATACGAATGACTTTAGAGATTCGATTTATCAAAACTCTAATTAA
- a CDS encoding O-methyltransferase — MKKNEMMDRPIVQSNIVTYMREKQRKFTGIVGEIEAYANERRIPIIPHETAVFLDFLLGQLKPEKILEIGAAIGFSGLLMAQHLSPNGHLTTIDRFDVMIERAKANFERSDMSDKITLLEGDAEHVLPTLTEQYDVIFMDSAKSKYYDFLPHCIRLLKVGGVLIVDDIFQGGTILDDIETIPRRVRKIHRRLNQFLDLVQTHPDLKSTLLPLGDGIVLIEKKSEVHIELEKE; from the coding sequence ATGAAAAAAAACGAGATGATGGATAGGCCAATTGTACAATCTAATATCGTTACCTATATGAGAGAAAAACAAAGAAAATTTACTGGAATTGTTGGAGAAATAGAAGCGTATGCCAATGAACGACGTATTCCGATTATTCCACACGAAACAGCTGTTTTTTTAGATTTTTTATTAGGGCAACTAAAACCTGAAAAGATTTTAGAAATTGGAGCAGCGATTGGATTTTCAGGCTTGTTAATGGCACAGCATCTATCACCAAATGGGCATTTGACAACGATTGATAGATTTGACGTCATGATTGAGCGAGCAAAAGCAAATTTTGAGCGTTCGGATATGTCTGATAAAATTACGTTATTGGAAGGCGATGCAGAACACGTTTTACCAACGCTAACAGAACAATACGATGTGATTTTTATGGATAGTGCTAAATCAAAATATTATGATTTTCTTCCACATTGTATCCGATTGTTAAAAGTCGGAGGTGTTTTAATTGTAGATGATATTTTTCAAGGTGGTACGATTTTAGATGATATTGAAACTATTCCTCGTCGTGTTAGAAAAATTCATCGTCGCTTAAATCAATTTTTAGATTTGGTACAAACACATCCAGATTTAAAATCAACTTTACTTCCATTGGGAGATGGTATTGTTTTAATTGAAAAAAAATCAGAGGTTCATATTGAATTGGAAAAGGAATAA
- a CDS encoding YkuJ family protein, producing MKSSQLAAIIRRLEAMVEDTSDVETRRFEKDGVEKCVVRYNHETESFELEETGTNQPYQFDELDLVAIEIFELLQDA from the coding sequence ATGAAGTCATCACAACTAGCAGCGATTATTCGTCGCTTGGAAGCAATGGTTGAGGATACATCTGATGTCGAAACAAGACGTTTTGAAAAAGACGGTGTTGAAAAATGTGTTGTACGTTATAATCATGAAACAGAAAGCTTTGAATTAGAAGAAACAGGAACAAATCAACCTTATCAGTTTGATGAATTAGATTTAGTAGCGATTGAAATTTTTGAATTATTACAAGACGCATAA
- a CDS encoding NAD(P)-dependent oxidoreductase yields MNIGFIGLGVMGKSIVSHLLNAEHHVVVYTRTKESAQEALDKGAVWTETPAQVTKQVDIVMTMVGYPSDVEEVYFGGNGIFSVDITGKILIDLTTSTPRLAKRIYEEAVKRSANALDAPVSGGDIGAKNGTLTTMVGGDQEVFEKVELLLGVFSSKVRLQGESGAGQHTKMANQIMIAGTMTGMTELLVYAKAAGLSLEQVLDTVGAGSAANWSLTNYAPRVLKDDFAAGFYAKHFLKDLRIALDEANEMGVDLPATQTAERVYAQLVEAGYGDLGTQSLIKMYTNHA; encoded by the coding sequence ATGAATATTGGTTTTATTGGATTAGGTGTTATGGGTAAATCAATCGTATCCCATTTGTTAAATGCAGAGCATCATGTTGTGGTGTATACACGCACAAAAGAAAGTGCACAAGAGGCATTGGATAAAGGTGCTGTTTGGACAGAAACTCCTGCTCAAGTGACAAAGCAAGTTGATATTGTCATGACAATGGTGGGGTATCCAAGTGATGTTGAGGAAGTATATTTTGGCGGAAACGGTATTTTTTCTGTTGATATAACAGGAAAAATTTTAATTGATTTAACAACTAGTACACCACGACTCGCAAAAAGAATTTATGAAGAAGCTGTTAAAAGAAGTGCAAATGCATTAGATGCACCTGTTTCAGGAGGAGATATTGGTGCAAAAAATGGCACACTGACGACAATGGTTGGAGGCGATCAAGAAGTCTTTGAAAAAGTGGAATTATTGTTAGGTGTTTTTTCAAGTAAAGTACGTTTACAAGGAGAATCTGGTGCCGGACAACATACAAAAATGGCAAATCAAATTATGATTGCAGGTACAATGACAGGTATGACAGAACTACTGGTATATGCAAAAGCAGCAGGATTAAGTCTTGAGCAAGTACTAGATACAGTTGGAGCAGGCAGTGCTGCAAACTGGTCTTTAACCAACTACGCACCTCGAGTTTTAAAAGACGATTTTGCAGCAGGGTTTTATGCGAAGCACTTTTTAAAAGACTTGCGTATTGCTTTAGATGAGGCAAATGAAATGGGGGTTGACTTACCTGCGACTCAAACAGCGGAACGTGTTTATGCACAATTAGTTGAAGCAGGATACGGTGATTTAGGCACACAAAGTCTTATTAAAATGTATACAAATCATGCGTAA
- a CDS encoding ABC transporter ATP-binding protein, producing the protein MQVQTDKVNVIYDKTPILHDITLQAKENQFIGLIGPNGSGKSTLLKCIYRTLDVNSGTILLDGTPIHQFSYKETAKKMAVVAQHNQYQFDFTVQDIVLMGRTPYKSMFDKETEEDYRIMEHALTLVDMLAYKDREFSTLSGGEQQRVILARALTQQPSCLILDEPTNHLDIKHQLMLLQTVKKLDMTVIAAIHDLNMAAMYCDIIYVLYQGRIVAVGTPKEVLTKELIKDVYQVNTDIITDKNGHLHILFLDD; encoded by the coding sequence ATGCAAGTACAAACAGACAAAGTAAATGTTATCTATGATAAAACGCCCATTTTACACGACATTACATTACAAGCAAAAGAAAATCAATTTATCGGATTGATTGGTCCAAATGGTAGTGGTAAATCCACACTGCTCAAATGCATTTATCGTACATTGGATGTCAATAGTGGCACGATTTTGTTAGATGGCACACCTATTCATCAATTCAGTTATAAAGAAACTGCAAAAAAAATGGCTGTTGTGGCACAACACAATCAATACCAATTCGATTTTACAGTACAAGACATCGTGTTAATGGGAAGAACACCTTATAAGAGTATGTTTGACAAAGAAACTGAAGAAGATTATCGTATTATGGAGCATGCACTAACACTTGTGGACATGTTAGCGTATAAAGACCGAGAATTTTCAACATTATCAGGCGGCGAACAACAACGTGTTATTTTAGCAAGAGCCTTAACACAACAACCATCATGTTTAATTTTAGATGAACCAACTAATCACTTGGATATCAAACATCAACTCATGCTATTACAAACGGTCAAAAAATTAGATATGACTGTTATTGCAGCTATACACGACTTGAATATGGCTGCAATGTATTGTGACATTATTTACGTCCTTTATCAAGGACGTATCGTAGCTGTGGGCACTCCAAAAGAGGTACTAACAAAAGAGTTAATTAAAGACGTTTATCAAGTAAATACAGATATAATCACTGATAAAAACGGACATTTACACATTTTATTTTTAGATGATTAA
- a CDS encoding iron ABC transporter permease, with the protein MNKQKRLAKPILWAIILFVGLIVSILTAITFGNADLSISDVYSVIGYELFHFEQFQAFATGATHDIVWLIRFPRVILALTIGMGLSVCGVVMQSVVKNPLADPYILGISSGASFGATLAILFGIGSVFGANAVGVMAFIGALITSLLVLLLANLGGRTNLTKIILSGLAVSAICSAFSNFVIYIANDKSATVQIMFWLMGSMASAKWHIIAVVLPIMLVGTLVFWSQYRQLNVMLLGDDTAITLGMNTQQLRRWYIILSSLMVGFAVYAAGVIGFVGLVIPHAVRLVFGSDHKYVIPFSALVGSIFVIWADVMSRIVLRNSEMPIGILISLIGAPCFIFLMIRHTHRAGGK; encoded by the coding sequence ATGAACAAACAAAAACGATTAGCAAAACCAATTCTATGGGCAATCATTTTATTTGTGGGCCTAATTGTTTCGATTTTAACAGCTATCACATTCGGAAATGCTGATTTATCCATTTCCGATGTGTATAGCGTAATAGGTTATGAGTTATTTCACTTTGAACAATTTCAAGCATTTGCTACAGGTGCAACGCACGACATTGTTTGGCTCATTCGTTTTCCAAGGGTTATACTCGCTCTAACGATTGGTATGGGACTTTCAGTATGTGGCGTGGTCATGCAATCTGTTGTGAAAAATCCTCTAGCAGATCCTTATATTTTAGGGATTTCATCAGGAGCCTCTTTTGGTGCAACACTCGCTATACTATTTGGTATTGGGTCTGTATTCGGTGCAAATGCAGTTGGTGTTATGGCATTTATTGGAGCGTTGATTACCTCTCTTCTTGTGTTGCTACTAGCAAACTTAGGAGGTCGAACAAATTTAACAAAAATCATTTTATCAGGATTAGCTGTCAGTGCGATTTGTTCGGCATTTTCTAATTTTGTGATTTATATTGCCAATGACAAAAGTGCCACTGTTCAAATTATGTTTTGGCTTATGGGTAGTATGGCAAGTGCAAAATGGCACATCATTGCAGTGGTGCTGCCTATTATGTTAGTAGGTACACTTGTTTTTTGGTCTCAGTACCGACAATTAAATGTTATGCTATTAGGAGATGACACCGCCATTACATTGGGAATGAACACACAGCAATTAAGACGCTGGTATATTATTTTATCTTCTTTAATGGTGGGATTTGCTGTATATGCAGCAGGGGTTATTGGATTTGTAGGATTAGTCATTCCACATGCTGTACGTCTAGTATTTGGTAGCGACCATAAATACGTTATTCCGTTCAGTGCATTAGTCGGCTCTATTTTTGTGATATGGGCAGATGTTATGTCACGGATTGTATTAAGAAACTCTGAAATGCCTATTGGTATTTTGATTTCATTGATAGGTGCACCTTGCTTTATTTTTCTCATGATACGCCATACACATCGTGCAGGAGGTAAATAA
- a CDS encoding ABC transporter substrate-binding protein, with amino-acid sequence MMKKFVKLTTTLALVALLGACQQNGESARKNASEIQKENTVQNANTKASMGEGKTQYPLTIKTWGSDGSELETVYTKSPEKVLAVYQGSIETLLALGLEDRIVAASGLDNAVPENQKAGFSKLNYLTEFAPSLEKATSLEPDMIFSWGSLFGEKTLGNAKDWVDKKVNIYVNSNTRRVKDGEKRISTLENEYTDILNIGKIFDVQSKAEAIVKDMQDTIKKVIDKTKDMKEKPSVLVLENEKDAFRNYGSNTLGGDMVTKLGGQLKNADVAKLGKEDLIAANPDVIFVVYMPYEGDDAEKVKQENLDKILKDESLASLNAIKNKRVVPIFLSEMYASATRTKDGIISFAKGLYPSIDLGMDK; translated from the coding sequence ATGATGAAAAAATTTGTAAAATTAACAACAACTTTAGCTTTAGTAGCCTTATTAGGTGCATGTCAACAAAATGGAGAAAGTGCTAGAAAAAATGCATCGGAAATTCAAAAAGAAAATACCGTGCAAAATGCAAATACAAAAGCAAGTATGGGAGAAGGAAAAACACAGTATCCATTAACAATTAAAACATGGGGATCAGATGGAAGTGAATTGGAAACAGTGTATACAAAATCTCCAGAGAAAGTATTAGCTGTTTATCAAGGAAGTATCGAAACATTACTTGCTTTAGGGTTAGAAGACAGAATTGTCGCTGCATCTGGATTAGATAATGCTGTACCAGAAAATCAAAAAGCAGGTTTCTCTAAATTGAATTACTTAACAGAATTTGCACCATCTCTTGAAAAAGCAACTTCTTTAGAACCAGATATGATTTTTTCATGGGGGTCTTTATTCGGTGAAAAAACATTAGGAAATGCAAAAGACTGGGTAGACAAAAAAGTAAATATTTACGTTAACAGCAATACACGTCGTGTGAAAGACGGTGAAAAACGTATTAGTACATTAGAAAATGAATACACAGATATTTTAAATATCGGTAAAATTTTTGATGTACAATCAAAAGCAGAAGCAATTGTAAAAGATATGCAAGATACAATTAAAAAAGTGATTGATAAAACAAAAGACATGAAAGAAAAACCAAGTGTTTTAGTACTTGAAAATGAAAAAGATGCATTTAGAAACTACGGTAGTAATACACTAGGTGGAGATATGGTGACTAAATTAGGTGGTCAATTAAAAAATGCTGATGTTGCAAAATTAGGAAAAGAAGACTTAATTGCTGCTAACCCAGATGTGATTTTTGTTGTTTACATGCCTTATGAAGGAGATGACGCAGAAAAAGTAAAACAAGAGAATTTAGATAAAATCTTAAAAGATGAATCATTAGCAAGTTTAAATGCCATTAAAAATAAACGTGTTGTTCCAATCTTTTTAAGTGAAATGTATGCAAGTGCAACAAGAACAAAAGACGGTATTATCTCTTTTGCTAAAGGATTATATCCAAGTATTGACTTAGGAATGGATAAATAA